From Bombus huntii isolate Logan2020A chromosome 4, iyBomHunt1.1, whole genome shotgun sequence, one genomic window encodes:
- the LOC126864405 gene encoding mediator of DNA damage checkpoint protein 1 isoform X2: MDILATQIYEDYDSTPTQKISYSSQQSEIVIGVLSIDSKTFQIKEGITKIGRHPDCNVVLNNPTVSKKHAEIEANCQGTESWICDLNSSNKTKLNNTILRPNRCYELKNEDVLEFGTVRAIFKICRSMEDSLVPETPAANHQKAQQTIIPGTPDSSFDNSSTVGNVSVIPATQGKEEKSVFRHPTLPPKTATNSTQKNGIQNTSIDAQDNLQNFDVEEKQNVGGSRISIYDMETQNFSFNFHDETDVDIEDIDTQKICISRSIKNLTKSVQEQKVDMHDIQAQAEAPEEVTDIHDIETQYDINIQDMKISKKINTHNLKTRDSDKLEATRIEKEGNLTNEVRSNVNNTVVQKDKGNESTSNPNNTDEGENQNKKLPGIEKGLQNRLEEIETSEDETSELEMSRNLLGPKELEDFIEDDDLSDEVKSKSPTLIKTSCVNNNCDVNNKSTDNENIFEAATQVNKSDEDAFRSLSERKYTFQASLVADDSDHTDNEAVFQRYSHKDSQESKKSLNNRVSDSEDSITDEEGRFTEIAVKMKQAVEFSQLNRSKEIKNSANSSKDSDDLFDMLTQPVNRKDEDSSPKSNEKPKDNKYESEVDSNSPTQVINKKEMKNNMEINDVIQTKELNDITPTQVLSTNKSSLREASCTISTGNNKKSDKEDITEIEDNTPTQIINTKKKPLDVSNNEPPCSLDPLVLNVTDRCNIEDIDYEMACTQPINDIEKQKSVSSISGKRKNESNFEALARVNLDDSVERNLKAMFADIKEERIEEQLEISTQVLEHVLESSDCENISPTQNHKSNVDSNSLTDKKAMKLSISNSIPTSSSTPKSIPKNPLTSKSVSTDSSTLKSTIKDSSTSISLREKKSKISNIAKMIQEETDISKNGTSKLNKYSKNIDDQASSTSIDCEQIQQTSKALQSDDEDILAGLPEVNISGTLSNPESPTSTTSSEYRININHNWGRQTSVKIAPRKKEALRKSSRRTSTRRNMEKAVSYHTISEPNSSNISETSSNSYTNNFDINKIPVCKHDEKGTSRKSKRLIKKTKNLCKSKESDSFVELKSVEKEVPVEIAPAELTKKNVSNASRVRKRSLSTTDAIDSNTSKKRKNEVNEDKPVSNKSRKKNTIDDEGNSANVDKKNSSNSINGSNNRRISNEASLDKQAIVRVQRMSLSTPTESISSTPTELVNESDNNCKIRQNRLTNVICDIQTSDSRIVSSISSNENYRTTKNVETRKNPKRKTTKKTELVADDISSQIGEESQEIEMIMNSALKKQNTGSNIERKEDTERNTSTKAKNTRKRGNTDINTDVDNTEISSTSSILSESDNTHFEVPTLRSKRAKVSKNISSIISTTVNESTKRNDKLSIRSTRSQQSIVDSSLEESAEMIANQTTSNNSANKRNNFRKKQQKQTTGKTKNKRQKEDFVEETSISETNSSIETTSVLSTPNRTRRSMSSSFAAQSPFKIKHKILFTGISSNDYNKLLTKLGASQVEDPTKCTVLVTDKVRRTVKFLCALALPVPIVSVDWLINSGKAGRFIELENYILKDLVAEAKFRFKLGKSLEKAKEHKLLKGYTLVLTPNTAPPPLELKNIIISCGGKALLRPPPKLWPQQSVIISPKEDLTDAKKFLAKAPKTVTVQSTEFILTGILRQELEFNEFKLI; the protein is encoded by the exons ATGGATATCCTAGCAACTCAAATTTACGAAGATTATGATTCCACACCAACacaaaaaatttcttattcttCTCAACAAAGTGAAATAGTG aTTGGAGTGTTATCTATTGATTCTAAAACATTTCAAATCAAAGAAGGAATTACAAAAATTGGACGACATCCAGATTGCAATGTAGTATTAAATAATCCG aCGGTATCAAAGAAACATGCGGAAATCGAAGCTAATTGTCAAGGAACTGAATCGTGGATTTGTGACCTGAATTCatctaataaaacaaaattaaataac ACAATTCTCAGGCCAAATCGATGCTACGAGTTGAAAAATGAAGACGTGCTGGAGTTTGGCACGGTCCGGGCAATTTTCAAAATCTGTCGTTCGATGGAAGATTCTTTAGTACCAGAAACCCCAGCGGCAAATCATCAGAAGGCACAGCAAACGATCATTCCAGGAACACCTGACTCGTCATTT GATAATTCATCCACGGTGGGAAATGTCTCCGTAATTCCTGCCACTCAAGGTAAGGAGGAAAAGTCTGTATTTCGACACCCGACGTTACCTCCGAAGACCGCTACTAACAGCACTCAGAAAAATGGCATTCAGAATACCTCTATCGACGCCCAAGATAACTTGCAAAACTTCGATgtagaagaaaaacaaaacgTAGGTGGATCAAGAATTAGTATATACGATATGGAAACACAAAATTTCTCGTTTAATTTCCATGATGAAACGGACGTTGACATTGAGGATATTGACACTCAAAAAATTTGCATTTCGCGCAGCATCAAAAACCTTACAAAATCTGTACAGGAACAAAAGGTTGACATGCACGATATACAAGCGCAAGCAGAAGCACCAGAAGAAGTTACTGATATTCATGATATAGAAACGCAGtacgatataaatattcaGGATATGAAAATATCCAAGAAGATTAATACTCATAATTTAAAAACTCGAGATAGTGACAAACTTGAAGCAACACGAATTGAAAAGGAAGGAAATTTAACGAATGAGGTGAGAAGTAATGTTAATAATACAGTAGTACAAAAAGATAAGGGTAATGAAAGCACATCCAATCCTAATAACACTGATGAAGGTGAGAATCAGAATAAGAAATTGCCAGGTATTGAGAAAGGTTTGCAAAACCGTCTAGAGGAAATTGAAACAAGCGAAGATGAAACTTCGGAACTTGAGATGAGTCGAAATTTGCTTGGTCCAAAAGAATTAGAAGATTTCATTGAGGATGACGATCTGTCTGATGAAGTAAAATCAAAATCACCGACTTTAATAAAAACTTCATGTGTAAACAACAATTGCGATGTAAACAATAAAAGCACTGATAATGAGAACATATTTGAAGCTGCGACACAGGTCAATAAAAGCGACGAAGATGCCTTTAGAAGCCTAAGTGAACGTAAATACACGTTTCAGGCGTCTTTAGTAGCTGATGACTCTGATCATACCGACAATGAGGCTGTGTTTCAGAGGTATTCGCACAAAGATAGTCAAGAAAGTAAAAAGTCTTTAAACAATCGAGTTTCTGATAGCGAAGATTCAATTACGGATGAAGAAGGTCGTTTTACAGAAATAGCTGTGAAAATGAAACAGGCTGTAGAATTTTCGCAGCTTAATAGGagtaaagaaataaagaacagTGCTAATTCAAGTAAAGACTCTGATGATCTATTTGATATGCTTACTCAACCAGTAAATCGGAAGGACGAAGATTCATCGCCCAAATCTAATGAAAAACcaaaagataataaatatgaaagtGAAGTAGATTCTAATAGCCCAACGCAAGTAATtaataagaaagaaatgaaaaataatatggaAATAAATGATGTAATACAAACAAAGGAACTCAATGATATAACACCAACTCAAGttctttcaacaaataaatctTCCTTACGAGAGGCTAGTTGTACTATTTCAACaggaaacaataaaaaatctGATAAAGAAGATATTACTGAAATAGAAGACAATACACCTACCCAGATAATTAACACTAAAAAGAAACCGTTAGACGTGAGCAATAACGAACCTCCTTGTTCTTTAGATCCTTTGGTATTAAATGTTACAGATAGATGTAATATTGAAGACATCGATTATGAAATGGCATGTACTCAACCAATTAATGATATCGAAAAGCAAAAGTCTGTATCATCAATTTCTGGTAAGAGAAAAAACGAGTCAAACTTTGAAGCATTGGCTAGAGTAAACTTAGATGATAGCGtagaaagaaatttgaaagcaaTGTTTGCAGATATAAAGGAAGAACGTATAGAAGAACAATTAGAAATATCAACACAAGTTCTTGAACATGTGTTAGAATCGTCAGATTGTGAGAATATATCTCCCACACAAAATCATAAGTCTAACGTGGACAGTAACTCATTGACAGATAAGAAAGCAATGAAATTATCAATATCGAACTCTATACCTACAAGTTCATCAACACCTAAATCCATACCTAAAAACCCACTAACTTCAAAATCTGTATCTACAGATTCATCAACACTTAAATCTACAATTAAAGATTCATCAACATCAATATCattaagagaaaagaaatcaaaaatatcaaacataGCTAAAATGATTCAAGAAGAAACTGATATATCTAAAAATGGTACGAgtaaattgaataaatattcaaagaatATAGATGATCAAGCATCGAGTACATCAATCGATTGTGAGCAAATTCAACAAACCTCTAAAGCACTACAAAGCGATGATGAAGATATATTAGCTGGTTTACCTGAAGTTAACATTTCAGGTACTTTATCAAATCCAGAAAGTCCCACATCAACAACATCTTCtgaatatagaataaatattaatcatAACTGGGGAAGACAAACATCTGTAAAAATTGCgccaagaaagaaagaagcttTACGAAAATCGTCGCGAAGAACGTCTACTCGTAGAAACATGGAAAAAGCTGTGTCTTATCATACTATTAGCGAGCCAAATTCTAGTAATATTTCGGAAACTTCTTCAAATTCGTATACAAACAATTTCGATATTAATAAGATACCTGTTTGCAAACATGATGAAAAAGGGACTAGCAGAAAATCCAAAAGATTGataaaaaagacaaagaattTATGTAAATCTAAAGAAAGCGATTCCTTTGTAGAATTAAAATCG GTGGAAAAGGAAGTACCGGTTGAAATAGCACCCGCTGAACTTACgaaaaaaaatgtatcaaaCGCGTCACGCGTTAGAAAAAGATCACTTAGCACAACGGATGCGATTGATAGTAACACTTCGAAAAAGCGCAAGAATGAAGTTAATGAAGATAAGCCTGTTAGTAATAAAAGTAGAAAGAAGAATACAATAGATGATGAAGGCAATTCCGCAAAtgttgataaaaaaaattcatcaaACAGTATAAATGGTTCGAACAATAGAAGAATATCAAATGAAGCAAGTTTAGATAAACAAGCAATAGTAAGAGTCCAAAGAATGTCTCTATCTACTCCAACAGAGTCGATATCAAGTACTCCAACTGAACTGGTGAATGAAAGCGATAACAATTGTAAAATCAGACAAAATCGACTTACAAATGTCATTTGTGACATTCAGACATCTGACAGTCGAATTGTTTCAAGTATTTCGAGTAACGAAAATTACAGAACTACCAAAAATGTAGAAACACGAAAAAATCCGAAACGAAAGACGACAAAAAAAACTGAGCTTGTAGCGGACGACATTAGTTCTCAAATTGGTGAAGAATCCCAAGAGATAGAAATGATCATGAACAGTGCGCTCAAAAAACAAAATACCGGTTCAAatatagaaagaaaggaagataCGGAAAGAAATACAAGTACCAAAGCGAAAAATACTAGGAAACGTGGAAATACGGATATTAATACGGATGTAGATAACACGGAAATCAGCAGTACCTCTTCCATTTTATCCGAATCTGATAACACACATTTTGAAGTGCCTACATTAAGGAGCAAACGAGCGAAGGtttccaaaaatatttcaagtataaTTAGTACTACAGTAAATGAATCTACAAAAAGAAATGACAAACTATCGATTAGATCAACTCGAAGTCAACAATCAATTGTGGATTCTTCCCTAGAAGAAAGCGCAGAAATGATCGCAAATCAAACTACTTCGAATAACAGTGCGAATAAAAGGAATAATTTCAGAAAGAAACAGCAAAAACAGACGACAGGAAAGACTAAAAACAAGCGACAAAAAGAAGATTTCGTAGAAGAGACGTCTATTTCAGAAACTAATTCCAGTATCGAAACTACATCGGTACTTTCAACTCCCAATAGAACACGTAGAAGCATGTCTTCTTCATTTGCAGCACAATCACCATTCAAAATAAAGCATAAAATCTTATTTACGGGTATTTCAAGTaacgattataataaattgttaacaAAGTTGG GTGCATCTCAAGTCGAGGATCCGACAAAGTGCACTGTACTGGTTACAGACAAAGTTCGAAGAACTGTTAAATTTTTATGTGCTTTAGCACTACCTGTACCAATAGTTTCAGTCGATTGGTTGATTAACAGTGGAAAAGCTGGTCGTTTCAtagaattagaaaattacatattaaagGACCTTGTCGCTGAAGCTAAATTCCGCTTTAAATTAGGAAAGAGCTTAGAAAAAGCAAAAGAACATAAACTTTTAAAGGGATACACACTTGTCTTAACACCGAACACCGCGCCGCCACCACTAGAATTAAAAA ATATAATCATTTCATGCGGCGGTAAAGCCTTGCTTCGACCACCACCAAAGTTATGGCCTCAACAATCAGTGATTATCTCTCCCAAAGAGGACTTAACAGATGCAAAGAAATTTCTTGCAAAAGCACCTAAAACTGTTACCGTTCAGTCGACAGAATTTATATTAACTGGCATTTTAAGACAAGAATTAGAATTTAATGAGTTTAAGTtaatataa
- the LOC126864405 gene encoding mediator of DNA damage checkpoint protein 1 isoform X1, protein MDILATQIYEDYDSTPTQKISYSSQQSEIVIGVLSIDSKTFQIKEGITKIGRHPDCNVVLNNPTVSKKHAEIEANCQGTESWICDLNSSNKTKLNNTILRPNRCYELKNEDVLEFGTVRAIFKICRSMEDSLVPETPAANHQKAQQTIIPGTPDSSFDNSSTVGNVSVIPATQGKEEKSVFRHPTLPPKTATNSTQKNGIQNTSIDAQDNLQNFDVEEKQNVGGSRISIYDMETQNFSFNFHDETDVDIEDIDTQKICISRSIKNLTKSVQEQKVDMHDIQAQAEAPEEVTDIHDIETQYDINIQDMKISKKINTHNLKTRDSDKLEATRIEKEGNLTNEVRSNVNNTVVQKDKGNESTSNPNNTDEGENQNKKLPGIEKGLQNRLEEIETSEDETSELEMSRNLLGPKELEDFIEDDDLSDEVKSKSPTLIKTSCVNNNCDVNNKSTDNENIFEAATQVNKSDEDAFRSLSERKYTFQASLVADDSDHTDNEAVFQRYSHKDSQESKKSLNNRVSDSEDSITDEEGRFTEIAVKMKQAVEFSQLNRSKEIKNSANSSKDSDDLFDMLTQPVNRKDEDSSPKSNEKPKDNKYESEVDSNSPTQVINKKEMKNNMEINDVIQTKELNDITPTQVLSTNKSSLREASCTISTGNNKKSDKEDITEIEDNTPTQIINTKKKPLDVSNNEPPCSLDPLVLNVTDRCNIEDIDYEMACTQPINDIEKQKSVSSISGKRKNESNFEALARVNLDDSVERNLKAMFADIKEERIEEQLEISTQVLEHVLESSDCENISPTQNHKSNVDSNSLTDKKAMKLSISNSIPTSSSTPKSIPKNPLTSKSVSTDSSTLKSTIKDSSTSISLREKKSKISNIAKMIQEETDISKNGTSKLNKYSKNIDDQASSTSIDCEQIQQTSKALQSDDEDILAGLPEVNISGTLSNPESPTSTTSSEYRININHNWGRQTSVKIAPRKKEALRKSSRRTSTRRNMEKAVSYHTISEPNSSNISETSSNSYTNNFDINKIPVCKHDEKGTSRKSKRLIKKTKNLCKSKESDSFVELKSVTSIHSQEKARQSPPISNNRRTRNSSKENIDRSSVFQVEKEVPVEIAPAELTKKNVSNASRVRKRSLSTTDAIDSNTSKKRKNEVNEDKPVSNKSRKKNTIDDEGNSANVDKKNSSNSINGSNNRRISNEASLDKQAIVRVQRMSLSTPTESISSTPTELVNESDNNCKIRQNRLTNVICDIQTSDSRIVSSISSNENYRTTKNVETRKNPKRKTTKKTELVADDISSQIGEESQEIEMIMNSALKKQNTGSNIERKEDTERNTSTKAKNTRKRGNTDINTDVDNTEISSTSSILSESDNTHFEVPTLRSKRAKVSKNISSIISTTVNESTKRNDKLSIRSTRSQQSIVDSSLEESAEMIANQTTSNNSANKRNNFRKKQQKQTTGKTKNKRQKEDFVEETSISETNSSIETTSVLSTPNRTRRSMSSSFAAQSPFKIKHKILFTGISSNDYNKLLTKLGASQVEDPTKCTVLVTDKVRRTVKFLCALALPVPIVSVDWLINSGKAGRFIELENYILKDLVAEAKFRFKLGKSLEKAKEHKLLKGYTLVLTPNTAPPPLELKNIIISCGGKALLRPPPKLWPQQSVIISPKEDLTDAKKFLAKAPKTVTVQSTEFILTGILRQELEFNEFKLI, encoded by the exons ATGGATATCCTAGCAACTCAAATTTACGAAGATTATGATTCCACACCAACacaaaaaatttcttattcttCTCAACAAAGTGAAATAGTG aTTGGAGTGTTATCTATTGATTCTAAAACATTTCAAATCAAAGAAGGAATTACAAAAATTGGACGACATCCAGATTGCAATGTAGTATTAAATAATCCG aCGGTATCAAAGAAACATGCGGAAATCGAAGCTAATTGTCAAGGAACTGAATCGTGGATTTGTGACCTGAATTCatctaataaaacaaaattaaataac ACAATTCTCAGGCCAAATCGATGCTACGAGTTGAAAAATGAAGACGTGCTGGAGTTTGGCACGGTCCGGGCAATTTTCAAAATCTGTCGTTCGATGGAAGATTCTTTAGTACCAGAAACCCCAGCGGCAAATCATCAGAAGGCACAGCAAACGATCATTCCAGGAACACCTGACTCGTCATTT GATAATTCATCCACGGTGGGAAATGTCTCCGTAATTCCTGCCACTCAAGGTAAGGAGGAAAAGTCTGTATTTCGACACCCGACGTTACCTCCGAAGACCGCTACTAACAGCACTCAGAAAAATGGCATTCAGAATACCTCTATCGACGCCCAAGATAACTTGCAAAACTTCGATgtagaagaaaaacaaaacgTAGGTGGATCAAGAATTAGTATATACGATATGGAAACACAAAATTTCTCGTTTAATTTCCATGATGAAACGGACGTTGACATTGAGGATATTGACACTCAAAAAATTTGCATTTCGCGCAGCATCAAAAACCTTACAAAATCTGTACAGGAACAAAAGGTTGACATGCACGATATACAAGCGCAAGCAGAAGCACCAGAAGAAGTTACTGATATTCATGATATAGAAACGCAGtacgatataaatattcaGGATATGAAAATATCCAAGAAGATTAATACTCATAATTTAAAAACTCGAGATAGTGACAAACTTGAAGCAACACGAATTGAAAAGGAAGGAAATTTAACGAATGAGGTGAGAAGTAATGTTAATAATACAGTAGTACAAAAAGATAAGGGTAATGAAAGCACATCCAATCCTAATAACACTGATGAAGGTGAGAATCAGAATAAGAAATTGCCAGGTATTGAGAAAGGTTTGCAAAACCGTCTAGAGGAAATTGAAACAAGCGAAGATGAAACTTCGGAACTTGAGATGAGTCGAAATTTGCTTGGTCCAAAAGAATTAGAAGATTTCATTGAGGATGACGATCTGTCTGATGAAGTAAAATCAAAATCACCGACTTTAATAAAAACTTCATGTGTAAACAACAATTGCGATGTAAACAATAAAAGCACTGATAATGAGAACATATTTGAAGCTGCGACACAGGTCAATAAAAGCGACGAAGATGCCTTTAGAAGCCTAAGTGAACGTAAATACACGTTTCAGGCGTCTTTAGTAGCTGATGACTCTGATCATACCGACAATGAGGCTGTGTTTCAGAGGTATTCGCACAAAGATAGTCAAGAAAGTAAAAAGTCTTTAAACAATCGAGTTTCTGATAGCGAAGATTCAATTACGGATGAAGAAGGTCGTTTTACAGAAATAGCTGTGAAAATGAAACAGGCTGTAGAATTTTCGCAGCTTAATAGGagtaaagaaataaagaacagTGCTAATTCAAGTAAAGACTCTGATGATCTATTTGATATGCTTACTCAACCAGTAAATCGGAAGGACGAAGATTCATCGCCCAAATCTAATGAAAAACcaaaagataataaatatgaaagtGAAGTAGATTCTAATAGCCCAACGCAAGTAATtaataagaaagaaatgaaaaataatatggaAATAAATGATGTAATACAAACAAAGGAACTCAATGATATAACACCAACTCAAGttctttcaacaaataaatctTCCTTACGAGAGGCTAGTTGTACTATTTCAACaggaaacaataaaaaatctGATAAAGAAGATATTACTGAAATAGAAGACAATACACCTACCCAGATAATTAACACTAAAAAGAAACCGTTAGACGTGAGCAATAACGAACCTCCTTGTTCTTTAGATCCTTTGGTATTAAATGTTACAGATAGATGTAATATTGAAGACATCGATTATGAAATGGCATGTACTCAACCAATTAATGATATCGAAAAGCAAAAGTCTGTATCATCAATTTCTGGTAAGAGAAAAAACGAGTCAAACTTTGAAGCATTGGCTAGAGTAAACTTAGATGATAGCGtagaaagaaatttgaaagcaaTGTTTGCAGATATAAAGGAAGAACGTATAGAAGAACAATTAGAAATATCAACACAAGTTCTTGAACATGTGTTAGAATCGTCAGATTGTGAGAATATATCTCCCACACAAAATCATAAGTCTAACGTGGACAGTAACTCATTGACAGATAAGAAAGCAATGAAATTATCAATATCGAACTCTATACCTACAAGTTCATCAACACCTAAATCCATACCTAAAAACCCACTAACTTCAAAATCTGTATCTACAGATTCATCAACACTTAAATCTACAATTAAAGATTCATCAACATCAATATCattaagagaaaagaaatcaaaaatatcaaacataGCTAAAATGATTCAAGAAGAAACTGATATATCTAAAAATGGTACGAgtaaattgaataaatattcaaagaatATAGATGATCAAGCATCGAGTACATCAATCGATTGTGAGCAAATTCAACAAACCTCTAAAGCACTACAAAGCGATGATGAAGATATATTAGCTGGTTTACCTGAAGTTAACATTTCAGGTACTTTATCAAATCCAGAAAGTCCCACATCAACAACATCTTCtgaatatagaataaatattaatcatAACTGGGGAAGACAAACATCTGTAAAAATTGCgccaagaaagaaagaagcttTACGAAAATCGTCGCGAAGAACGTCTACTCGTAGAAACATGGAAAAAGCTGTGTCTTATCATACTATTAGCGAGCCAAATTCTAGTAATATTTCGGAAACTTCTTCAAATTCGTATACAAACAATTTCGATATTAATAAGATACCTGTTTGCAAACATGATGAAAAAGGGACTAGCAGAAAATCCAAAAGATTGataaaaaagacaaagaattTATGTAAATCTAAAGAAAGCGATTCCTTTGTAGAATTAAAATCGGTAACCTCTATTCACTCGCAAGAAAAAGCGAGACAAAGTCCTCCTATTTCGAATAACAGAAGAACTCGTAATTCTAGCAAAGAGAATATTGATCGTTCGTCTGTTTTTCAGGTGGAAAAGGAAGTACCGGTTGAAATAGCACCCGCTGAACTTACgaaaaaaaatgtatcaaaCGCGTCACGCGTTAGAAAAAGATCACTTAGCACAACGGATGCGATTGATAGTAACACTTCGAAAAAGCGCAAGAATGAAGTTAATGAAGATAAGCCTGTTAGTAATAAAAGTAGAAAGAAGAATACAATAGATGATGAAGGCAATTCCGCAAAtgttgataaaaaaaattcatcaaACAGTATAAATGGTTCGAACAATAGAAGAATATCAAATGAAGCAAGTTTAGATAAACAAGCAATAGTAAGAGTCCAAAGAATGTCTCTATCTACTCCAACAGAGTCGATATCAAGTACTCCAACTGAACTGGTGAATGAAAGCGATAACAATTGTAAAATCAGACAAAATCGACTTACAAATGTCATTTGTGACATTCAGACATCTGACAGTCGAATTGTTTCAAGTATTTCGAGTAACGAAAATTACAGAACTACCAAAAATGTAGAAACACGAAAAAATCCGAAACGAAAGACGACAAAAAAAACTGAGCTTGTAGCGGACGACATTAGTTCTCAAATTGGTGAAGAATCCCAAGAGATAGAAATGATCATGAACAGTGCGCTCAAAAAACAAAATACCGGTTCAAatatagaaagaaaggaagataCGGAAAGAAATACAAGTACCAAAGCGAAAAATACTAGGAAACGTGGAAATACGGATATTAATACGGATGTAGATAACACGGAAATCAGCAGTACCTCTTCCATTTTATCCGAATCTGATAACACACATTTTGAAGTGCCTACATTAAGGAGCAAACGAGCGAAGGtttccaaaaatatttcaagtataaTTAGTACTACAGTAAATGAATCTACAAAAAGAAATGACAAACTATCGATTAGATCAACTCGAAGTCAACAATCAATTGTGGATTCTTCCCTAGAAGAAAGCGCAGAAATGATCGCAAATCAAACTACTTCGAATAACAGTGCGAATAAAAGGAATAATTTCAGAAAGAAACAGCAAAAACAGACGACAGGAAAGACTAAAAACAAGCGACAAAAAGAAGATTTCGTAGAAGAGACGTCTATTTCAGAAACTAATTCCAGTATCGAAACTACATCGGTACTTTCAACTCCCAATAGAACACGTAGAAGCATGTCTTCTTCATTTGCAGCACAATCACCATTCAAAATAAAGCATAAAATCTTATTTACGGGTATTTCAAGTaacgattataataaattgttaacaAAGTTGG GTGCATCTCAAGTCGAGGATCCGACAAAGTGCACTGTACTGGTTACAGACAAAGTTCGAAGAACTGTTAAATTTTTATGTGCTTTAGCACTACCTGTACCAATAGTTTCAGTCGATTGGTTGATTAACAGTGGAAAAGCTGGTCGTTTCAtagaattagaaaattacatattaaagGACCTTGTCGCTGAAGCTAAATTCCGCTTTAAATTAGGAAAGAGCTTAGAAAAAGCAAAAGAACATAAACTTTTAAAGGGATACACACTTGTCTTAACACCGAACACCGCGCCGCCACCACTAGAATTAAAAA ATATAATCATTTCATGCGGCGGTAAAGCCTTGCTTCGACCACCACCAAAGTTATGGCCTCAACAATCAGTGATTATCTCTCCCAAAGAGGACTTAACAGATGCAAAGAAATTTCTTGCAAAAGCACCTAAAACTGTTACCGTTCAGTCGACAGAATTTATATTAACTGGCATTTTAAGACAAGAATTAGAATTTAATGAGTTTAAGTtaatataa